The segment CACGTTAGACATTTTTGGTGGCCAGTGGAATTCACACCCTCAAAAATTATTGCCACTTTCATCGCCTGCTGCTACCTTGCTTTGACGATAATCACAGCTAATGGCATAACGAAAGACGTGGCAATAGGTACTCTGGGACTCTTATTCAGTCTTACACTAATATGGTTTCCAGAGAAGATTGGTGATTACACAGGAATGTGGAACTTGCACCACATTAATCACAATACTCCTGCTTTTCTTGTGTCGGCCGTGGGCTGGTTTTTTCTAGTCGGTGCACCTATAGTTGTCTATCTTTTGGTCTAGTATCGACTATCGGAGTTTGCGTTCTTTCTGTTCGTGTTTATTGTGTAGTTTTAACTTCGTCACTTTTGCTATGTGTAAAGTTTCTTTTTCATCCGTGCTTGTCGTGCCAGTCATTCGTTTCATTATAGGTAAGCCCCTTCTAACCCGGTGTTGCAGCGGATTGACGCATAAGGCCGCGTCAACCGCTGAGCTTATCCGTTAAGCATCAATTATCTGTCGGAGCGCTACACTTCCGCATTCGATGTGAAGGAGGCCCGAGATGAGAACCGACTTGATCGTTGTCGATCGAGAGATCCACAGTGGGACGCCAGTCTTTCGGGGCACGAGAGTTCCCGTCAAGACCCTGTTTGATCATCTGGAAGCGGGCGATTCCCTTGAGGTCTTCCTAGACGACTTTCCCTCGGTTAGCAGGGAACTGGCGATCGCGGTTTTGGAGCAAGCCCGCGTCGGATTGATGCCCGATGCGCATCCTGCTTGACGAGGACATTCCGCGCCGGCTCGGCGCCCTGATTCTTGGGCACGAGGTGACGACGGTTCAGCGCTGCGGTTGGGCAGGAATTAAGAATGGGAAGCTCCTTGCCTTGGCTGCAGACACGTTCGATGTCTTCGTGACCATGGACCAGAACCTCGAGTACCAGCAGAACCTACAGACCCTGCCTATCGCTGTGCTGGTCGCAGAAGCAGTCAGCAATCGCATTGAGCACCTGTCGCCGCTGGTGCCAAGTATCTTGCGGGAACTTAGCCAGATCCCACCATGCACTCTGCGCCGGATTGATGCCTAACCCGACGTTGGAACGGGGCGCCGCTGGTGGCGTATGCTCAACTCCATCGTTAAGCCGCACAATCCTCGAGCGCGCTGGGTAGACGGGATAGGACACAGCAGCGATCAGATTGTATGTACAATCTATGGCATGCGTGTCCACTTCGATCCCGAAAAGAACGAGCGGAACATACGAGAGCGCGGGCTTTCGTTCGAGTTTGCGAGAGACTTCAGCTTCGATTCGGCCCTTGTTCTGGTCGATGATCGGCGGGAATACGGAGAAACGCGCTACGTTGCGCTTGGCTATCTTGCCGAGCGATTGCATGTTCTTTGCTTTACTGAAGCGATCGACGGAATCCGCGTCATCAGCTTCCGGAAAGCAAACCCTCGTGAGGTTGCTCGCTATGCCAAGGTCCAAGCCTCTCGTTGATGCAGGTGGCGAAGTCCGAGAGATCAAGGCCGCTGATCTCCAGTCGTTCCGTCCGGCGGCTGAGGCTCTGCCTGCCTCATTGCGGCTGAAGGTAGGGGTGCGCGGTGCGCAGAAAGCACCTGTCAAGGAACGCATCACAATCCGGTTATCGCCCGATGTCGTGCAGCGCTTCCGCGCTACCGGTGATGGTTGGCAAACCAGAGTCGACGCTGCGCTTCAGGACTGGCTGAAGACCCACAAGCCAGCAAAAGTGGGGCGGTGAACGTGCGGCCTGACCTGGCGTTCGAGAGGACCTGCGCCAGCGTCGCCCGGCGAGCCGACCCCCGCTATTTTTCGTCTCGCGGGGCGCCGCTGGCTCCGGCCTCTCAACTCGCACGTTAGGCCTCACACCGCATGAGAGTCCCCACTCAAGTTCGCCGCCGGCTACCGCGGCTCCGAAATCGTCGCACCCGGACACGAGAGGCGCCCACGCTCGTACGAAGTACATGGCCTTTTCGCTACGATGCCTGCTTGCGTCTTGGGGGTCTTGGCGACGTTCAAGAGACAGTTTTCGAACTGACTGGACTGAGCGCATCTCACGCGCATCGCAAGGGCGATCCTTTTGGTCGGCGCGGCTCGGTCCGAAAAGAAGATCTTTGGCTTCTTGAATCCCCTTTGGGTGAGCGCGCGAGCCACGACGAACATCTCCAGTGGCTGTGGAATCAGATCAAGCCGCACCACCAGCAGTTTCAAGAACTTTTGCAATGCGCGGCCTGGGCTGACATCTGCCTTGGCTGTCTCTCTGAGAGTCCCTATCCGGTCCTCTCGGTGGATCCCGGGTCTCTCCATATCGTTCGCGAGCTTAATCTCGCTCTTTCGTTTAACTTTACGACGGTCTAGGTCATACCCCTCACCGCCGCGAATGAGGCCTAGCCGCTCGTTCAACCGGACGCGCTATGGCAGGCCGTTCATTTCGTACATTGATGTCGTGCAGCGCTTCCGCGCTACCGGTGATGGTTGGCAAACCAGAGTCGACGCTGCGCTTCAGGGCTGGCTGAAGACCCACAAGCCAGCAAAAGCGGTGAACGTGCGACCTGGCGTTCCACCGCTCAACTCTGCGTGAGGCAGTACGATGAACGCTGTGGACACTTTAGAGATTGCAAAGGGCGCATTCGAGCGTGTTCGCGAGGCGTTTCCGAGCCTCGAAGTGGTGGAAGACACAGCAACCCAAGTTGATGTAAGTCTCGACATCCCGGTTCAGCCGGGAATGAAGCATCACGTGCACTTGAACCTTCAGAACATCGACGAGCTTCATTTCAATGTGGGGTCGTTCTGGCTGGCGTGGTTTCCTTGCACTGATTCAGCGAACGTCGAATACTATGTTGAAGCTGTGACTGGCTTCATCTCCGGCCGCCTTCGCGTTCTCGAGCATTACCGGGGCAAGCGATGCATCAAGGCGGAACTTCAAGCGCCCGCCAACGGAGGATGGAACACGATCGGAACCACGACTAGGCTTTCCCTTCCAATCCCATCGCGCATTGAGCAGCGGGTAATCAGCAATGCCTAACTGTTCGTTCGAGCCGACCGCTTCCGCCCTGCGGCGTCCCGCTGCGGCTCACCTCAGACGTTAAGCGCTGCATATGGACAAGCCGCTGTCCTACCAACTCCTTGCGGATGCAGTGCTGCTTCTGCATTTCGCCGTCGTGTTGTTCGTTGTCGGGGGCTTGGCCGCTGTCGTCGTCGGGAATCTGCGAGCATGGCGCTGGGTAAACAGCCTTTGGTTTCGGCTTGCGCACCTTGCCGCCATCGGTGTCGTCGTTGTTCAGTCCTTACTCGGCAAGCTGTGTCCACTCACCGTTCTGGAGTCGTGGTTGCGCGAAAGAGCAGGAGCGTCGGCCTACACAACGAGTTTCATTGAAAACTGGGTTCAGCGAGTTCTCTTCTACGAGGCGCCGTTCTGGGTCTTCACTCTGAGCTACATGGTCTTTGGCTTGTTGGTCGTTGTAGCCTGGTGGCGCTATCCGCCGCGCATGAGGTCACAACATCGCCAAGCGAGCACCGCCGACAGGGCGCCGTCCTCAGCACTCAGCAATGCCTTGATTCCAATGCTCGAACAATCCTTCACGCACGTGCCGATGCGACTTCACCCAAACGCTCGTACGCTCGCAGTGTTCACGCCCAACCATCTCGAGATTGACGAGGTAGCCATACTGGATGACGGGGACGAATTGACTGTCAATCTAGGTAACTACGGATCACATATTCACTTCAGAAACGACGATGACTCGCTCTCCGACTCAGCAAAGGCACACGATGTAGCGCAGCAGTGCGTCAATTTCCTGCGTGAGCTTTTCTAGCTGACGAGATCGAGTATGACCGCCGCGGGTTATTCACGGATTCGAAAGGCTTCGCAGTCACCAACGTTTCTTCTCTGTGACATCCGACTTTCTTGCCACACTAGCGACCAGAGAATTGCTCATGAATCTTGCACGACACACGGCCCTACTGCTTGCGATGTTTGTCTCTCAGTTGGCCGCAGCCCAATCCAACTCAGCGTGGACGGTTGCGCCAAGAGTTGTCGTGATTGCCTCTAGTGCGAGCGATCCTCGACTCGATCAAGTCGATGCTGCAATCGCATACTGGAACAGGGTGTTCGAGGACATCGGTTCCGGCTTTCGCCTGAACCCGCCTGAACGCGTTATCGGCTCGCCACCAGAGGCCGCTTTGCAGGAGCGCAGCAAGCAGGTTTTGGAGGGGAGAGCTTCACCGTTCAACCTGCCCTCCGCGCTCAAGGACCTACCTGGAGATCTACGCATCGTGCTGGGTGACTCCAGCTTCGTTTCATTTGCTGGGCCGTTCGATTCGCAACGCCGCCGAACACTGGGCATCAGAAGTGCGACCGCGCCACCTCTCAGCCTTCCGAATGTTGCTGTGAACCTGATTGCACACGAGCTAGGGCACGCAATTGGCCTGGGACACAACAGCGACTTCACCGCTCTCATGTGTGGGCGACCCGCCAGTTGTCGGCCAAACATCTATCAGTCCAACGAGCCACGACTCTTCCCGTTGCTTGAATCCGAGCGAGCTGAGCTGCTGGCAATGTATCCGCCCGACTGGCGCCCGAAGAAGCCATAGGCCCCTTCGGAACAGTGACGCCTTTGTCTATCTCTTTAGAAACATCGGTCAAGCGACTGATGATCTGGGGTCTTTTCAGGCGGGTTGCGGAGCGGCGACGACTTGCATGCCCAGGTTACTGGTGCTCTCCAACTCAGCAAAGGCACACGATATAGCGCGGTAGTGCGTCATTTTCCTGCGGGGTTTTCTAGCCGACGAGATCAAGTATGGCAGCCGCGGTTCTTTCGCAGATTCGTAGGGCGTCGCAATCACCAACGTTTCTTCTCTGTCGTTTCAATGAAACCCAAGCACTACGAAGGCGGCTGCATCTGCGGCCACATCCGATTTCGGGTAACCGGCGAGCCGGGGAGGCCCCATACGTGTTCGTGCGAGAGTTGCCGCAAGCATTCGGGCTCTCTCACACTCACGTGGGTGGAGTTCCCCGCGCAGAGCGTTGAGTGGATCGGTCCCGGCGGCAAGCCTTCGGCTTGGCGCTCTTCTTCGTACTCCTGCCGAGCCGTTCTGCAGCGCTTGCGGCAGCACCATCGGCGCGATCGACGACGAGCAAACCGTCGCAATTGCCACAGGTGCCCTTGACAAGCCGAACCTGAAGGAATTTGCACCAAGGCATCATTCATACACTTCTCGTCGCCCAAGGTGGTGGCACGTGAAGTCAGACCACGAGTCTGGCGGCGAAAGTTGAGTATGGGTTGGGCAGGCTCTTGGCAATGTCTCCCACGCTGACCCGACGTCCTTCAGAGCCTCCGACCTTGATCCACCCCGCTTGGAACTGATCCTCGTCCTTGCCGTCGGCCTGGTGGCAGGCACGATCAGCGGTATCGTCGGCACCGGCGCGTCGCTGATCCTGATGCCGATCCTGGTGGTCTGTTTCGGTCCGCAGCAGGCGGTGCCGGTCATGGCGATCGCCGCGGTGCTGGGAAACATCGGCAAGGTGCTCGCGTGGTGGCGCGTGGTCGACTGGCGCGCCTGCGGGGCCTACAGCGCGACCGCCGTGCCGTGCGCGATCCTGGGCGTGAAGACGCTGCTCGCGGTGCCGCCGCGGGCGATCGAGGTCGCGCTCGGTGCTTTCTTCATCGCGATGGTGCCGGCGCGGCGCTGGTTCCACCGGCGGCGGCTTCACCTGTCGCACCGGGACCTCGCGCTGCTCGGTGCGCCGGTGGGCTTCCTGACCGGCATTGTCGTGTCGACCGGGCCGATACAGGTGCCGATCTTCATCGGCGCCGGGCTGGAGAAGGGCGCGTTCATCGCCACCGAGGCGGCGGCATCGTGCATCGTCTACTTCACGAAGGTGCTGGCCTTCGGCATGGCGGATGCGCTGGGCGCAGATACGATCCTGAAGGGGCTGGCCGTCGGCGGTTCGATGATGGCTGGCGCGTTCGTCTCGCGGCGTATCCTGCAGCGGATGACGCCGCACGAGTTCAGGCATCTGATCGATGCGTTGATGATCGTGTCTGGCCTATCGATGTTCTGGGTGGCGTTCCGATGACGGCCAGCGTCCACCCCCTTCGCAGCGACCCAGGCGAAGCGCATCGAGGAGCCGGCGCGCTGGGCGTCTGACCGCGCCTACGCATCACTGCTCGGCCTTGACCCCCGCTTCGACCACGATCTTCCCGAACTTCGTCGACTCGGCCCGGATGAACTCGCGGAACTGATCCGGCGTGGTCGGCGACGGCTCGAAGCCGTTCTCGCGCAGCTTGGCGACGATCTCCGGCACCTTCAGCGCTGCGACTGCCGCGCCGTTCAGGGTCTTCACGATCGCTGGCGGTGTGCCAGCCGGCAGCATCAGGCCGAAGAAGTTGATCACCTCGAAGCCGGCGAGGCCCGGGGTGTCGGAGATCGGCGGCACGTTGGGCAGCGCCGAGACCCGCGTGGACGAGGTCACGCCGATCGCGCGCAGCCGGCCGCTCTCGATGAACGGAAGGGCCGCTCCGATCGACACGAAGGTCATCGTGATGTGCTTGCCGACGACATCGGCGATCTGCGGTGCAGCGCCCTTGTACGGCACGTGGATGATCTTCACGCCAGCCATCCGGTTGAACAGCTCGCCGGTGAGCTGTTGCGGATTGCCGATGCCGCTCGACGAGAACGTGAGCTTGCCCGACTGCTGCTTCGCCCAGGCGATCAACTCGGCGACGGTACGCGCCGGCACGTCCGGGTTCACCGCCAGCACGTTGGGCACCCGCACCATCATCGTCAGCGGGATGAGGTCGGTGTCCCAGTCGTAGGCCATCGGCTTGTACAGGTGCGGGTTCACCGCCACCTCGCCGGAGTTGGCGAGGATGGTATAGCCGTCGGGCTTCGACTTGGCGACGAACTGGGTGCCGATCATGCCGCTGGCGCCAGCGCGGTTCTCGACCACGATCGGCACGCCGAGCGTCTGGCGCATGTGTTCGGCGACCAGTCGCGCGGTAAGGTCGGTGCCGCCGCCGGCCGGAAAGGCCACCACCATGCGGATCGACTGGCTCGGGAAGGCCTGGGCGTGTACGGTGGCGGGCAGGGCCGACGCGGCCATGGCGATCAGCACGGCACTGCTGCAAAGGGTGTTCGATGGCGAGCGATTCATCGCTTCTGTCCTCCTCGGGTGGGAAAGCGGCTCGCCTGTCCGGTTCGCTCGCACAAGATGCCGCGCGCGGGCGAACCGGACAATCCAGCTGCTCTCGATCGGGAGAGCGTACATGGACATCCGCATCACGTACTGCGGCGCCTGTAAATGCCACGCGTGGGCGGCCAGTCTGGCAGCGGAGCGCGAGCAGCGCCAGGTCGCGCATGCGCCGCGCGGGTACCATCGCCCCTGCGCCTTCGGAGCGGCCATGCCCGCGCAACGGTGCAGCGCGCTTCCCTTCCTCGATCGACATCCATGACGCAGACATCCCTTCCCAAGGTCGCCATCCTCGCCACCGGCGGCACCATCGCCGGGCGCGCCGG is part of the Rhodocyclaceae bacterium genome and harbors:
- a CDS encoding DUF433 domain-containing protein, with amino-acid sequence MRTDLIVVDREIHSGTPVFRGTRVPVKTLFDHLEAGDSLEVFLDDFPSVSRELAIAVLEQARVGLMPDAHPA
- a CDS encoding DUF5615 family PIN-like protein, with protein sequence MRILLDEDIPRRLGALILGHEVTTVQRCGWAGIKNGKLLALAADTFDVFVTMDQNLEYQQNLQTLPIAVLVAEAVSNRIEHLSPLVPSILRELSQIPPCTLRRIDA
- a CDS encoding BrnT family toxin — its product is MRVHFDPEKNERNIRERGLSFEFARDFSFDSALVLVDDRREYGETRYVALGYLAERLHVLCFTEAIDGIRVISFRKANPREVARYAKVQASR
- a CDS encoding BrnA antitoxin family protein — translated: MPRSKPLVDAGGEVREIKAADLQSFRPAAEALPASLRLKVGVRGAQKAPVKERITIRLSPDVVQRFRATGDGWQTRVDAALQDWLKTHKPAKVGR
- a CDS encoding DUF4279 domain-containing protein, with the translated sequence MRLGGLGDVQETVFELTGLSASHAHRKGDPFGRRGSVRKEDLWLLESPLGERASHDEHLQWLWNQIKPHHQQFQELLQCAAWADICLGCLSESPYPVLSVDPGSLHIVRELNLALSFNFTTV
- a CDS encoding BrnA antitoxin family protein; amino-acid sequence: MRPSRSFNRTRYGRPFISYIDVVQRFRATGDGWQTRVDAALQGWLKTHKPAKAVNVRPGVPPLNSA
- a CDS encoding DUF2784 domain-containing protein — protein: MDKPLSYQLLADAVLLLHFAVVLFVVGGLAAVVVGNLRAWRWVNSLWFRLAHLAAIGVVVVQSLLGKLCPLTVLESWLRERAGASAYTTSFIENWVQRVLFYEAPFWVFTLSYMVFGLLVVVAWWRYPPRMRSQHRQASTADRAPSSALSNALIPMLEQSFTHVPMRLHPNARTLAVFTPNHLEIDEVAILDDGDELTVNLGNYGSHIHFRNDDDSLSDSAKAHDVAQQCVNFLRELF
- a CDS encoding sulfite exporter TauE/SafE family protein, yielding MELILVLAVGLVAGTISGIVGTGASLILMPILVVCFGPQQAVPVMAIAAVLGNIGKVLAWWRVVDWRACGAYSATAVPCAILGVKTLLAVPPRAIEVALGAFFIAMVPARRWFHRRRLHLSHRDLALLGAPVGFLTGIVVSTGPIQVPIFIGAGLEKGAFIATEAAASCIVYFTKVLAFGMADALGADTILKGLAVGGSMMAGAFVSRRILQRMTPHEFRHLIDALMIVSGLSMFWVAFR
- a CDS encoding tripartite tricarboxylate transporter substrate binding protein; protein product: MNRSPSNTLCSSAVLIAMAASALPATVHAQAFPSQSIRMVVAFPAGGGTDLTARLVAEHMRQTLGVPIVVENRAGASGMIGTQFVAKSKPDGYTILANSGEVAVNPHLYKPMAYDWDTDLIPLTMMVRVPNVLAVNPDVPARTVAELIAWAKQQSGKLTFSSSGIGNPQQLTGELFNRMAGVKIIHVPYKGAAPQIADVVGKHITMTFVSIGAALPFIESGRLRAIGVTSSTRVSALPNVPPISDTPGLAGFEVINFFGLMLPAGTPPAIVKTLNGAAVAALKVPEIVAKLRENGFEPSPTTPDQFREFIRAESTKFGKIVVEAGVKAEQ